GTAGTCCACGTTGCGGGTCCACGCGGAGCCCACCGCCACCAGCGCGTGCTGGATGCTGCCCGCGCGCAGGGCCTCCCAGGCCAGCACCACGCCCATCAGGAAGTTGGCGAAGTCCGCGTTCACCGGCACCACCAGCGCGCCCTGGGACAGGCCCAGCTCGCGGTGCACGGCGTACAGCTCGTTCGGCGCGATGAACTCCGGCACGGACACGTAGCCGTACAGCCGCTCCACGTCCGCGGCCGTCAGCCCCGCGTCCTGGAGCGCGGCGGCGCCCGCCTTCGCGGTGAGCGCGGCCAGGGACTCGCCCGGGCCCAGCACCCGCCGCTCGCGGTTGCCGTAGAAGAGCGCGTGCTCCCCACCGCTTCCGGCGGCGCGGCGCAGCGGCTCGAACAGCGGGTCGTCATTGCCGCGAACCTGCTCCGGGACCGCGGCGCCGACTCCCAGGAGCGCGAAGGTCACGGCCGGCATGGGTGCTACTTCCCGTCCGACGCCACCGCGGCGAAACGGTCGCCGTACGGCGGAACCTCGCGGTAGTCGATGTGGGCCACGATGACCTGCGGCTGGCCCGTCTCATTCGCGCGGCGCAGGACCTCCGGCAGCAGCGCGTCCAGCTGGCCGGGGCCGTTCACCGTGTAGGCGCGAGCGCCCAGCGACTCGGAGAAGGCCTTCAGGTCCGGGTTGCCCAGGCCGTAGTAGTCATCCTCCAGCGGCACGGTGCGGTCCTGCACGTGCTCGCCGTGGTTCACCATGCCCAGGAAGTTGTCGTTGAGGACGATGGTCACCGTGCCCACGCGGTAGCGCGAGGCGGTGATCATCTCCGTGCCGTTCATCAGGAACGCGCCGTCACCGACGATGGCCACCGCGGAGCGGTCCGGCCGGCCCACCTTGCCGCCGATGACGGCGCCGCAGGACCAGCCCATGGACGACAGGCCGCACGGGTAGAAGATGCGCGCGGGGGGCGTGATGTGCAGCAGGTGGGACGTCCAACCCGTGCAGTTGCCCATGTCGATGTACAGGTCCATGTCCGGGCTCAGGTGCTTGTCGAGCTCCGCCATCAGGTCCTGCGGCTTCACCGAGTCCCGGTCCTGCGGGGTGCGGACGACGGGCGCGGGCTCCGTCAGCGCCATCACCTGCGCCCAGCGCTCCTGCACGCGCGCGCCGCTGGACGGGCCAATCATCTGCCCCAGCTCCGCCAGGCCCGTCATCACCGAGCCCACGTCCGCCACGATGGGCAGCCGCACCGGCAGGAACTGGCCGATGTTGGAGGCGTTCACGTCCACCTGGATGACGTGGTGGATGGACTGGAAGTAGCGGTGGAAGCTGCGGGAGGCCCACTCCCCCAGGCGGCTGCCCAGGACGAGCATCACGTCCACGCCGTCGCGCAGGTACGCCTCGGCGCGCTTGCTGCCGGCCAGGCCCAGCACGCCCAGGGACAGCGCCTCGCGCTCGGAGAACAGCCCCTTGCCGCGCATGCTGGTGGCCACCGGGATGCCGTGCTGGGTGACGAACGCGGTGAAGAGCTCGGCGTGCTCCGCCATCGCCTCGCGGGCGCCAGCGCCCAGGAAGATGAGCGGACGGCGCGCGGTGCGCAGCAGCGTGAAGGCGGCGCGCAGGTCCTCGAAGGGCGCGGTCGCCGGGCGCGCGCGGAAGGCGCCGCGCGTGGTGGGAACGGAGGCGCGGTGGATGGGCTGGCGCGCGATGTTGGCCGGCACGCTCAGGTGCGCGGCGCCGCCGGGCAGGCCCTGCGCGGTGCGCAGTGAACGCGCCAGCAGCCGCTGGAAGCTCTGCGCGTCCGGCACACCGATGGAGCTGGCGCACCCCTGGCGGAACATCTCCACCGTGTTCACGCCGTGGGTGCTGCTGCTCTCCTGGATGGCCATCAGGCCCACGCGGTCCGTGGCGATGTTGCCGCTGATGGCCAGCATGGGCACGCCGTCCAGGTGCGCGGAGGCCACGCCCGTCAGCGCGTTGGTGGCACCCGGGCCCGCCGTCACCATGCACACGCCCAGCTTGCCCGTCGCGCGCGCGTAGCCGTCCGCCATGAACGCCGCGCCACCCTCGTGCGACGCGATGATGAAGCGCATGGACCGGTGCTTGCGCAGCGCCTGCTGGAACGGGGCGATGTTGCCGCCCGGGACGCCGAACACCGCGTCCACCTCCTCCGCCTCCAGGTGCGCGATCACGCAGTCGGCGACCGTGATGTCCTCCACCGTCTTGAAGCCCCGCGCGTTCACGTCCCCGTACATGGGGATCGGATCGCCGTGACGAGCCTCCAGCGCGTTCGCCTTCCCCGTGGCCGGCGCCTCGTGACGCAGCGCCTCGACGGGCACCTCGTTCCGCAGGGTGTTCGACGTGACGGCCTGGAGCTCAGCGAGCGAGGAGTTGGACATTGAAGGACGGTCTCCAAGGCCCCGGAACCCGTGAGTTCGACGCGCCTGCTCCGTCGATTCGCTGCCACCGAGTCCGGGGGGACCTCGATGCGTGTGACAGTGTTGCGGGGGTGCTGAAAAACTGCATCCCCTTAATAGCGGAGAAGCGAGCGAGTGTGAAGTAAAAATAGTGGAAAGTTCGCCTGACGCTGGATTCTCACACTTCGTGACGAGTACCACGTTTACGCGGGGACGTCTCTCTCTTCACGGGGAGGACGGGGTTCGCGCGCGTACGCAGGTGCGGCAGGAGTGGATCCACGCGCGTGCTGACTGGGGTAGGCTCAGGGGCGCGCTGCCATCCAGCCGGAGTCGCACGGGACTGGCGCGTGCACCACAAAATCCACGTGGGGGTTTCATGGCTGAGAATCTGCGAACGGAGTACGGCTTCCGGCTCAATGCGCCGGGCTACATCACCCCTGCCGAGGCCAAGGCCTGGTTCGAGGACCTTCGCGCCAAGGTGGCGATCAAGCGCGGGCGGCCCTTCGGCCTGATGGTGGACATCCGCGGCCAGAAGGCGAACCCGCCGGAGACCCAGGAGATCATCAAGCAGGCGATGGGTTGGCTCCGGCAGAACGGAATGGTGCGCTCGGCGGTGGTGCTCGACAGCACCGTGGCCCGCCTGATGATGGTGCGCATGGCCAAGCAGAGCGGCGTGTACGAGTGGGAGCGCTACATCGACGCGTCCAAGGACACGGACTGGGAGCACAAGGCGATCGACTGGATCACGAACGCCACGGAGCCCTCGAAGGAAGAGGACGCCGCGGCCTGAGGCAGGTCCCCGGGTGAGGGCGGTGGCAGCCTCCAGTTGAGTGGGGCCCACCGCCTCCCCTGCCCGTTCGCGGGCGCTGTTTCCCCCTCTACCTGCCAGGTCCTGTCCCCGTGATTCCCGGGTCCTTTCGGACGCCAGGCTGGTTCAGGGCGGTCCTGCTCCTCCTCGCCGGAGTGCTGGGGCTGCGCTGCGCGGCTCCGTCATCCTCCCGTGAGGACGCGCGGGCGGGCAGCTCCCTGTCCGCGGTTTCCTCCCCTGCCCCTACCGCGAGGCCGTTGCGGGTGCGCGTGTACGCGGACCTGGACCACCGTGCGCGGGGGCTTCATTGGGAGCGGAGCGTCGCCGGCTGGCTCCAGCGTGCGAGCGAGTCGGTGCGCGGCCCCCTGGGCATCACGTTCGAGCTGGAATCCGCGCGGGCGTGGGAGCGGCGCGGCTCGGACGGTCCGCTGGAGCCGGTGCTGGAGGCCCTGGAGGAAGTGGACGCGGGCGAGGACGTGGACCTCGTCGTGGGCCTGGTGGCGGCACCGGCGACGTTCAGCGGCGCGCAGCACGAGCTGGGCTTCGCGCGCGTGCTGGGACGGCACTGCGTGCTGCGCGGCCTGGGAGGAGAGCTGCCGGTGGAGGCGCGGCAGCGGCTGGAGGTGGCGGTCCTGCTGCACGAGTGGGCCCACACCCTGGGCGCGCCGCACGTGCGCGATGGACGGGGATGGATGTCGCCGAAGTACGACGCGGGCCAGACGGGGTTCGACGCGCGGACGCTCGCGCTGCTGGGCGCGGGGCTGAGGCACCTGCCCGGGGCGCGCGTGGAGCTGGAGGCGCAGAAGGCCTGGGCCCGAGAGCTGCGCGTGGCGGTGCAGGCCATGAAGGGCCCGGCCTGGGAAGGCCCCGAGCGGGACTTCCTCCTCGAATGGACGGAGCGCGTGCGCGCCTCCAGCGTCGTGCTGGGACCGGAGGGCACGCCCCGTTCGCTGACACCGCTGGAGCGGCAGCGGCTGGCGGAGGTCATCGCCCTGGAGAAGGCGGGCCGGCCGGAGGTGGCCGTGGAGGCCCTGGAGCCGCTGGCCGTGCGGCATCCCCAGGACGAGCGCGTGCAGTTGCTGGCGTGCTACCTCGCCGTGCACCTCACGCCGGGACTGGACGCCACGCGGGAGCGCTGCGAGCGGGCCATCGCGCGGTTTCCCCGTGAGCCCTCGCTGCGCATGAACGTCGCGCTGCTCCACCTGCATGCGGGCCGCTTCGACGAGGCCCGGGACAGCCTGGTGACGGCGAGGACGAACCTGGAGGCCCGTGCGGACGTGGAGCCCGCGCAGTGGGCGGACCTGGCGGCCCTCTTCCTGCGCGCTCACTGCGTGACGTGGGCGGAGCAGACCGCGGCCCGGGCACCGGGGCTGGCGGCATCCGCGGCCGTGCTGGAACAGGCGGCCCGCCTCCGGAGACAGGTGGCGCTGCCCGCTATAGCGGATGCGAGCACCGCTGCCGTGGAAGCCGCGCGCGAGGGCGCCCTGGTGCGCGCGGTGTCCGACGTGGAGGCGCTGCTGCATGCCGGCTCCTCGGGGCCCGCGCGCGAGCGCATCGCCGCGCTGGCCCGGTCGTATCCGGCGAGCCCTTCCGTCACGCTCCTGCAATGCGAGCTGCACCTGCTCCAGGGGCACCTGGGCTCCGCGCGCACCGCCTGTGAGCGGGTGCTCGCGTTCCGGGAGGATGCGGTGCAGGCGCACCTGCTGCTCGGCGTGCTGGCGACGAACACGCGCGCGCATGCGCGTGCACGCAAGCACCTGGAGCGGGTCATCGCCCTGGAGCCTTCGCGCACGGAGGCGTGGCACCTGCTCGCGCGCGAGTACCGGGGCACCCGCCAGTTGAAGACGCTCCAGGCGCGCTACCGCGAACAGTTCGCGCGCGACCTGCCGTGAGGCCTACGTCGCGACGGACGCGCGCCAGGCGTCCTCGAGCAGCGCGAACAGGAGGATGTCGTTGAACCCGCCCCCGTTCCCGTCGGCCTGGTAGCCGCGCATCACGCCTTCCTGCTGGAAGCCCACGCGCGTCAGCGCCTTGGCCGACGCGCTGTTGCGCACGTTCACCAGGCCCTCGATGCGGTGCAGGTTCAGCTGCTCGAAGCCGAAGCGGATCAGCGCGGGCAGGATGCCCGTCATCACGCCCTGTCCCCACAGTGAGTGCCCCACCATGTAGCCCACCTCCGCGCGGCGGTCCTTCGGGCTCCAGTTGAAGAGGGTCAGGTAGCCCAGGGGCGTCGGGTCCTCGTCCTTCGACAGCACCCAGCGGATGCCCTTGCCCTGGCGCATCGCCTCCAGGTCGCCGGTCAGCTTCTGGTGCAGCGTCTCGCGGAGCACCGGCACCGTGAAGTTCAGGCTCCGAGCGACCTCCGGATGCGAGTACAGCGCGATGACGCCGTCCATGTCCTCGGGGGTGAAGACGCGCACCCGGAACGGCGCGGGGACGACGGGCAGCGGCAGCGTGGCGTAGGAGAGGGACATGCGGTGCGGGCACCCTACCGGGTGGGCGCCATCACCGCCATGGCGCGGGAGGCCTCCGCCCGTGCGTCACCCATCCCCGGCGCCCTACTCCGCGCGCATCGCCTCCACCGGATCCAGCCGCGCCGCGCGCGACGCCGGGTAGATGCCGAAGACGAGCCCCACGCCACAGCTCATCCCCAGGGACAGCGCCACGGCCCACACGGGCACGCTCATGGGGAACAGCAGCACCCACTTGCCCAGGAAGACGAACCCGAAGCCCAGCCCCAACCCCAGCACGCCGCCCACGAGCGACAGCATCACCGCCTCCGTGGCGAACTGGCCCAGGATGCGGCGGCGGCGCGCGCCCAGCGCCTTGCGGATGCCAATCTCCCGCGTCCGCTCCGTCACCGACATCAGCATGATGTTCAGGATGCCGATGCCGCCCACCACCAGCGACAGCAGGCACACGCCCACGCCCGCGAACGCGATGACCTGCGACAGCTCGTTGAAGGACGCCGTCATGGACTCGTTGGTGTGCAGCTCGAAGTCATTCGCCTCCTGCGGCGTGAGGCCCCGGCGGCGGCGCATCAGGTTCACCACCTCATCCTGCGCCTTCTGGAACGACTCTCCGTCGCGCGCCTGGATGTCGATCTCCACCGAGCGGTTCTTGCCGTAGAACTGCTGGAAGGCGCGCATGGGCACGATGGCCTGGTTGTCCTGGCTGGCCATCCCCATGACGCTGCCGCGCTTCTGCAGCACGCCAATCACCTGGAACGGCCGGCCCTGCAGCCGCACCTCGGAGCCCACCGGGTTCATGCCCGGGAAGAGCGTGTCCGCCAGGTCCACGCCAATGACCATCACCGGGCGGCCATCCAGCGTCTCCGTCTCGTTGAAGAAGCGGCCGGTCGACACGACGACGCCGCTCGTCTCCAGGTACGTGGGCTCCGTGCCCAGGACGCTCACCGAAGGGGGCGTCTCCCGGAACGCCGTGGTCAGCTTCTTGCCCCACTCCTGGGACGTGGGCGTGGCCGCCCCCACCGAGGGACACGACTCCACGATGGCGCGCACGTCATCGCCGCGCAGGTCCTTGCGCTTGGCGTACTTCGCCCAGTTGATGCGGCCGAAGCCGGTGGGCCACTTCGTCACCTCGAAGGTGTGCGCGCCCAGGCTGCCCAGGTTCTTGTTCACCTGTTCGCGCAGGCCTTCAATCAGGGCCATCATCGTGATGACGGTGGCCACGCCGATGACGATGCCCACCAGCGTCAAGAGCGAGCGCAGCGGGTTGCCCAGGAACGTGCCCAGCGCCAGCCGAAGGTTGTCCAGGAAGGCCCGCATCGCTTTATTCGTAGCGGAGCGCTTCCACCGGGTCCAGCTTCGCCGCCCGCGCGGCCGGCCAGATGCCGAACAGCAGGCCCACCAGCGCCGCGAACGCCACCCCGCCCACCACCGTGCTGGGGCGCACGTCCGCCGCCAGCGGCGTCACCAGGGACACGATCTTCGCCGTGCCCAGCCCCACCGTCGTCCCCAGCAGGCCCCCCACCGCGGACACGCTGGAGGCCTCCATCAGGAACTGGAGCACGATGGTGCGCTGGCGCGCGCCCAGCGCCCGGCGGACCCCAATCTCCCGCGTCCGCTCCCGCACCGACACCAGCATGATGTTCATGATGCCGATGCCGCCCACCAGCAGCGTGATGAGGCCCACGCCCGTGGCCACCGCGTAGAGCGCGCCGGTGAGCTGCTCGTAGGTCGCAGCGAGCGAGTCCGTCCGGTTGACGTTGAAGTCGTCCGCCTGGCCCGGCGGCGTCGCGCGCACGCGCCGCATGATACCCACCAGCTGGTCCTCCACCTTCGCCATCTGCCCCGCGTCCGCCACGGCGATGGCGATCTGCATGGGCCGCCCCTTGCCGAAGTGCGAGTTGAAGGTCTTGAAGGGCATGAACACGGACAGGTCCATGTTCTCCGCCACGACCTTCCCCTTGCGCCCCAGCGTGCCCACCACCTGGAAGGGCCGCCCGTCGATGCGCACCGTCTGCCCCAGCGGGCTGATGCTGGGAAAGAGCGAGGCGGCCACGTCCGCGCCCAGCACCGTCACCGCCCGGTTCACCTCTTCGTCCGCGCGGGTGAGGAAGCGTCCGGACACCACCTCGTAGTTGCCGATGGCCTGGTAGTCACTCCACACGCCGTTGATGCGCACGTTGGAGACCTGGAGGGCGCCGTGCGCCACGTCCGACATGCGCATCACCGCCGGGGAGATGGCGGTGATGAAGTCCGCCTGGGTGCGCAGCTGCGCCACCTGCTCCAGCGTGAAGTTCTTCCGGTTGCGGTACATCCACCAGTTCCCCTTGATCATCCAGGGGTACTTGGAGATGAACACCGTGTTCGCGCCCAGCGTGGCCAACTGCTTCTCGAACGACGAGTTGAGCCCCTGGATGATGCCGACGATGGCGAGCAGCGTGGCCACGCCGATGCCGATACCCAGCGTCGTGAGCACTGTGCGCATCCGGTTCGCCTGGAGGGAGAACACCGCGATGCGGGCCCCCTCCAGCACGTCCACGCGGAAGACCCGCCCCAAGCTCATGCGGTGCCCGCTTGCGTCACCACCCCGTGCCCGCCGCCCATCGCCACCTCCGGCCCCGGCCCGTCCGCGACGATCTCCCCGTCGCTCAACCGGATGGCCCGGGGGCATCTGGCGGCCAGCTTGGGCTCGTGCGTGAC
The sequence above is drawn from the Corallococcus sp. NCRR genome and encodes:
- a CDS encoding thiamine pyrophosphate-binding protein translates to MSNSSLAELQAVTSNTLRNEVPVEALRHEAPATGKANALEARHGDPIPMYGDVNARGFKTVEDITVADCVIAHLEAEEVDAVFGVPGGNIAPFQQALRKHRSMRFIIASHEGGAAFMADGYARATGKLGVCMVTAGPGATNALTGVASAHLDGVPMLAISGNIATDRVGLMAIQESSSTHGVNTVEMFRQGCASSIGVPDAQSFQRLLARSLRTAQGLPGGAAHLSVPANIARQPIHRASVPTTRGAFRARPATAPFEDLRAAFTLLRTARRPLIFLGAGAREAMAEHAELFTAFVTQHGIPVATSMRGKGLFSEREALSLGVLGLAGSKRAEAYLRDGVDVMLVLGSRLGEWASRSFHRYFQSIHHVIQVDVNASNIGQFLPVRLPIVADVGSVMTGLAELGQMIGPSSGARVQERWAQVMALTEPAPVVRTPQDRDSVKPQDLMAELDKHLSPDMDLYIDMGNCTGWTSHLLHITPPARIFYPCGLSSMGWSCGAVIGGKVGRPDRSAVAIVGDGAFLMNGTEMITASRYRVGTVTIVLNDNFLGMVNHGEHVQDRTVPLEDDYYGLGNPDLKAFSESLGARAYTVNGPGQLDALLPEVLRRANETGQPQVIVAHIDYREVPPYGDRFAAVASDGK
- a CDS encoding tetratricopeptide repeat protein — encoded protein: MRVYADLDHRARGLHWERSVAGWLQRASESVRGPLGITFELESARAWERRGSDGPLEPVLEALEEVDAGEDVDLVVGLVAAPATFSGAQHELGFARVLGRHCVLRGLGGELPVEARQRLEVAVLLHEWAHTLGAPHVRDGRGWMSPKYDAGQTGFDARTLALLGAGLRHLPGARVELEAQKAWARELRVAVQAMKGPAWEGPERDFLLEWTERVRASSVVLGPEGTPRSLTPLERQRLAEVIALEKAGRPEVAVEALEPLAVRHPQDERVQLLACYLAVHLTPGLDATRERCERAIARFPREPSLRMNVALLHLHAGRFDEARDSLVTARTNLEARADVEPAQWADLAALFLRAHCVTWAEQTAARAPGLAASAAVLEQAARLRRQVALPAIADASTAAVEAAREGALVRAVSDVEALLHAGSSGPARERIAALARSYPASPSVTLLQCELHLLQGHLGSARTACERVLAFREDAVQAHLLLGVLATNTRAHARARKHLERVIALEPSRTEAWHLLAREYRGTRQLKTLQARYREQFARDLP
- a CDS encoding GNAT family N-acetyltransferase, which translates into the protein MSLSYATLPLPVVPAPFRVRVFTPEDMDGVIALYSHPEVARSLNFTVPVLRETLHQKLTGDLEAMRQGKGIRWVLSKDEDPTPLGYLTLFNWSPKDRRAEVGYMVGHSLWGQGVMTGILPALIRFGFEQLNLHRIEGLVNVRNSASAKALTRVGFQQEGVMRGYQADGNGGGFNDILLFALLEDAWRASVAT
- a CDS encoding ABC transporter permease, coding for MRAFLDNLRLALGTFLGNPLRSLLTLVGIVIGVATVITMMALIEGLREQVNKNLGSLGAHTFEVTKWPTGFGRINWAKYAKRKDLRGDDVRAIVESCPSVGAATPTSQEWGKKLTTAFRETPPSVSVLGTEPTYLETSGVVVSTGRFFNETETLDGRPVMVIGVDLADTLFPGMNPVGSEVRLQGRPFQVIGVLQKRGSVMGMASQDNQAIVPMRAFQQFYGKNRSVEIDIQARDGESFQKAQDEVVNLMRRRRGLTPQEANDFELHTNESMTASFNELSQVIAFAGVGVCLLSLVVGGIGILNIMLMSVTERTREIGIRKALGARRRRILGQFATEAVMLSLVGGVLGLGLGFGFVFLGKWVLLFPMSVPVWAVALSLGMSCGVGLVFGIYPASRAARLDPVEAMRAE
- a CDS encoding ABC transporter permease, with protein sequence MSLGRVFRVDVLEGARIAVFSLQANRMRTVLTTLGIGIGVATLLAIVGIIQGLNSSFEKQLATLGANTVFISKYPWMIKGNWWMYRNRKNFTLEQVAQLRTQADFITAISPAVMRMSDVAHGALQVSNVRINGVWSDYQAIGNYEVVSGRFLTRADEEVNRAVTVLGADVAASLFPSISPLGQTVRIDGRPFQVVGTLGRKGKVVAENMDLSVFMPFKTFNSHFGKGRPMQIAIAVADAGQMAKVEDQLVGIMRRVRATPPGQADDFNVNRTDSLAATYEQLTGALYAVATGVGLITLLVGGIGIMNIMLVSVRERTREIGVRRALGARQRTIVLQFLMEASSVSAVGGLLGTTVGLGTAKIVSLVTPLAADVRPSTVVGGVAFAALVGLLFGIWPAARAAKLDPVEALRYE